In one Salipiger abyssi genomic region, the following are encoded:
- a CDS encoding hemolysin family protein: MFLEILALLALISLNGLLAMSELAVVSSNPGRLRAQAEQGLPGAGAALRLTEAPGTFLSTVQIGITLVGVVAGAVSGATLGGRLAERLPALGVPPEMAQELGVGLVVVAITYLSLVVGELVPKQIALAAPEVVARRVAPAMLVLSRVAAPLVWLLDRSGRVLLKLLGQSGERDTGVSDEDIHLLITEAADAGVIEQQETELIGGVMRLADRRARGLMTPRHEVAIAEAGESVAVLRERFRDSGHSRLPFRDGGADDIVGVLHSRDLLTVPDDGVDARTLLRPAIVIQDALPALEAVEQLRASPGHMLLVYDEYGHFDGIITPMDILGAIAGGFDEPDPDEPELVTREDGSFLVAGGMPVDEFTARTGMPAEPAPDYQTVAGLVLDRVPGLPATGQTVRIGDWLFEVVDMDGNRIDRLLVRAEPLPPADPGETGDSSLNS, from the coding sequence ATGTTCCTCGAAATCCTCGCGCTTCTCGCCCTGATCTCCCTCAACGGTCTGCTCGCCATGTCCGAGCTGGCGGTCGTCTCGTCGAATCCGGGGCGGCTGCGGGCGCAGGCAGAGCAGGGTCTGCCCGGCGCCGGTGCCGCGCTGCGGCTGACCGAGGCGCCGGGCACGTTCCTCTCGACGGTGCAGATCGGCATCACGCTGGTGGGTGTGGTGGCCGGCGCGGTCTCGGGCGCGACGCTGGGCGGGCGCTTGGCAGAGCGGCTGCCGGCGCTGGGCGTGCCGCCCGAGATGGCACAGGAGCTGGGCGTCGGGCTGGTGGTGGTGGCGATCACCTACCTGTCGCTGGTGGTGGGCGAGCTGGTGCCGAAGCAGATTGCGCTGGCCGCGCCCGAGGTTGTGGCGCGGCGTGTGGCGCCGGCGATGCTGGTGCTGTCGCGCGTCGCGGCCCCGCTGGTCTGGCTGCTCGACCGCTCGGGCCGGGTGCTGCTGAAACTGCTGGGCCAGTCCGGCGAGCGCGACACCGGTGTCAGCGACGAGGACATTCACCTGTTGATCACCGAGGCCGCCGATGCCGGCGTGATCGAGCAGCAGGAGACCGAACTGATCGGCGGGGTCATGCGGCTGGCCGACCGCCGCGCGCGCGGTCTGATGACGCCGCGCCACGAGGTGGCCATTGCCGAGGCCGGCGAGTCGGTGGCGGTGCTGCGCGAGCGGTTTCGCGATTCGGGCCATTCCCGGCTGCCGTTCCGCGATGGCGGCGCCGATGACATCGTCGGCGTGCTGCACAGCCGCGATCTGCTCACCGTGCCCGATGACGGGGTGGATGCGCGCACGCTGCTGCGCCCGGCGATCGTGATTCAGGATGCGCTGCCGGCGCTGGAGGCGGTCGAGCAGCTCCGCGCGTCGCCCGGCCACATGCTGCTGGTCTATGACGAATACGGCCATTTCGACGGCATCATCACCCCGATGGACATTCTCGGCGCGATTGCCGGCGGGTTCGACGAGCCCGACCCGGACGAGCCCGAGCTGGTGACGCGGGAGGACGGGTCTTTCCTTGTCGCGGGCGGCATGCCGGTGGACGAATTCACCGCCCGTACCGGCATGCCCGCCGAGCCGGCGCCGGACTACCAGACCGTAGCCGGGCTGGTGCTCGACCGGGTGCCCGGCCTGCCGGCGACGGGCCAGACCGTGCGCATCGGCGACTGGCTGTTCGAGGTCGTCGATATGGACGGCAACCGGATCGACCGGCTGCTGGTGCGGGCCGAGCCGCTGCCTCCGGCGGATCCGGGCGAGACCGGCGACAGTTCGCTTAATAGTTGA
- a CDS encoding glycosyltransferase — MPEYLVPLAVVMLALLVVPRKALNGSSMRPSHAVALLVALGAITLRYLYWRVTETLPGPESSTGETVFAWTLFVIEMMVLFDTTILFSTLVRRRDNSPAADEGEARLRASDPAELPTVDVFIATYNEGLDVLEKTIIGALAIDWPADKLRVCVLDDGKRDWLREFCERKGADYFTRPDNAHAKAGNINAAIARTDGEFFMVLDADFIPQRHFLYRAIGLFEDPKVGIVQAPHCFYNSDPMQSNLDMRHRMPDDQRLFFGSIMPGRDGWDTAFCCGSNSITRRTAIEAVGGGLPTGSITEDMLLTMVMLRKGYVTRYLNERLAIGLAPESLSAMYVQRARWARGAIQILFLREGPFGPGLKLYQRLMFLPLHWMIQPLMVIATLTVPAICLWTGWAPLPATRVVELVEFQIPVLLATLGTLRLIAPNAFFPLAATVHAAIQAPRILPTVVTTLIRPHGHAFKVTPKGRDAGGRAVDHIMIMLPAVLIFLTALGFATNASFNSRIITSFEQLPILAFWACASVLVLLCVQVVAVSPEAPNRDERFRLLQKCRIGARPGKLVPARIDWLSLSDARIKALDMDEIGFNKRWLRLEIPGVGPVAARITGQRGDRLWVSFDLGEGARRDALVALLFTSGYENSPPTKSAFKVSLSMLGRILTKGGGALRGGETGKAGTPPPAWLQAAGE; from the coding sequence ATGCCTGAATATCTCGTTCCCTTGGCGGTGGTGATGCTCGCGCTGCTTGTGGTGCCGCGCAAGGCGCTGAACGGGTCGAGCATGCGCCCCTCGCACGCCGTCGCGCTGCTGGTGGCGCTTGGCGCGATCACGCTGCGCTATCTTTACTGGCGGGTGACCGAGACGCTGCCCGGCCCCGAGAGCAGCACCGGCGAGACGGTGTTTGCCTGGACGCTCTTCGTGATCGAGATGATGGTGCTCTTCGACACCACGATCCTGTTCTCGACGCTGGTCCGGCGGCGCGACAACTCGCCCGCCGCCGATGAGGGCGAGGCGCGGCTGCGCGCCAGCGATCCCGCCGAGCTTCCCACGGTCGACGTGTTCATCGCGACCTACAACGAGGGGCTCGACGTTCTCGAAAAGACCATCATCGGCGCGCTCGCCATCGACTGGCCCGCCGACAAGCTGCGGGTCTGTGTGCTGGACGACGGCAAACGCGACTGGCTGCGCGAGTTCTGCGAGCGCAAGGGCGCCGATTACTTTACGCGCCCGGACAACGCCCATGCCAAGGCCGGCAATATCAACGCCGCCATCGCCCGCACCGACGGCGAATTCTTCATGGTGCTCGACGCGGATTTCATCCCGCAGCGGCATTTCCTCTACCGTGCCATCGGTCTCTTCGAAGACCCCAAGGTCGGCATCGTGCAGGCGCCGCATTGCTTTTACAATTCCGATCCGATGCAGTCGAATCTCGACATGCGCCACCGCATGCCCGACGACCAGCGGCTGTTCTTCGGCTCGATCATGCCCGGGCGCGACGGCTGGGATACCGCCTTCTGCTGCGGCTCGAACTCGATCACGAGGCGCACCGCCATCGAGGCGGTCGGCGGCGGCCTGCCCACCGGATCGATCACCGAGGATATGCTGCTGACCATGGTGATGCTGCGCAAAGGCTATGTCACCCGCTATCTCAACGAGCGGCTGGCCATCGGGCTGGCGCCGGAATCGCTGAGCGCGATGTATGTGCAGCGCGCGCGCTGGGCCCGCGGCGCAATCCAGATCCTGTTCCTGCGCGAAGGGCCGTTCGGGCCGGGGCTGAAGCTCTATCAGCGGCTGATGTTCCTGCCGCTGCACTGGATGATCCAGCCGCTCATGGTGATCGCCACGCTGACGGTGCCGGCGATCTGTCTTTGGACGGGCTGGGCGCCGCTGCCGGCCACCCGCGTGGTCGAGCTGGTGGAGTTCCAGATCCCGGTTCTCCTGGCGACGCTGGGCACGCTGCGCCTGATTGCGCCGAACGCGTTCTTCCCGCTTGCCGCGACCGTACACGCCGCGATCCAGGCGCCGCGCATCCTGCCCACGGTGGTGACGACGCTGATCCGCCCGCATGGCCATGCCTTCAAGGTCACGCCCAAGGGCCGCGACGCCGGTGGGCGTGCTGTCGATCACATCATGATCATGCTGCCGGCGGTGCTGATCTTCCTGACCGCACTGGGCTTTGCCACCAATGCGAGCTTCAATTCGCGCATCATCACGTCGTTCGAGCAGTTGCCCATCCTGGCGTTCTGGGCCTGTGCCAGCGTTCTGGTCCTGCTCTGCGTGCAGGTTGTCGCCGTCTCGCCCGAGGCGCCCAACCGCGACGAGCGGTTCCGGTTGCTGCAAAAATGCCGGATCGGCGCCCGTCCGGGCAAGCTGGTGCCGGCGCGGATCGACTGGCTTTCGCTGTCGGACGCACGCATCAAGGCGCTCGATATGGACGAGATCGGCTTCAACAAGCGTTGGCTTCGGCTGGAGATTCCCGGCGTCGGGCCGGTGGCGGCGCGCATCACCGGTCAGCGCGGCGACCGGCTCTGGGTGTCCTTCGATCTCGGTGAAGGCGCGCGCCGGGATGCGCTGGTCGCCCTGCTCTTTACCAGCGGGTACGAGAACAGCCCGCCGACGAAAAGCGCGTTCAAGGTCAGCCTCTCGATGCTGGGGCGGATCCTGACCAAGGGCGGCGGTGCGCTGCGCGGAGGCGAGACCGGCAAGGCTGGCACGCCACCGCCGGCCTGGCTGCAAGCGGCCGGCGAGTAG
- a CDS encoding HlyD family efflux transporter periplasmic adaptor subunit — MSAAAVLVGAVATAVAPHATNYISTSAVVNAPLVPISSPFEGIVETPSPGPARFIRAGELAFELRKMSKESAGLRSLKSELSSLSGEIEGLEMQRERLEQLKQELLERRDQQIAARSAWYETRLLEARAELDRAEGALHRVIASSDRAERLAARDRLSESDLIEAQGELAEAKAVVAGREATLKRLEVERDFLAEGDVIDTSTNDIDAIAYRLDEIAVRDAELATQLMGRSTRREALLHEISGMQIEQTKNEEFRPTSATDGIVWESSPRAGANVTTGEQVLKILDCTRRFLEFELPERHFEKIVPGTEVSVRLKGAEKPFTGKIFAAYGGGSRPNRNMQAAQPRITTPNGLRVIVTIPKPDLEDENVARAFCDVGRSAEVRMNIPSGSVASEWMERAREVARAVFGRDGQETDTALDEDLAANEDDMTPRSRTN, encoded by the coding sequence ATGTCCGCGGCTGCCGTTCTCGTGGGGGCGGTTGCGACCGCCGTGGCGCCGCACGCAACGAACTATATCTCGACATCCGCAGTGGTAAACGCCCCGCTGGTGCCGATCTCGTCCCCGTTCGAGGGGATCGTCGAAACGCCGAGCCCGGGTCCGGCGCGTTTTATCCGCGCGGGTGAACTCGCCTTTGAACTGCGCAAGATGAGCAAGGAAAGCGCCGGCTTGCGCTCGCTCAAGAGCGAGCTGTCCTCCCTGTCGGGGGAAATCGAAGGTCTTGAAATGCAACGCGAGCGGCTGGAGCAGCTGAAGCAGGAGCTGCTCGAACGCCGCGATCAGCAGATCGCCGCGCGCAGCGCCTGGTACGAGACCCGGCTGCTCGAAGCGCGCGCCGAGCTCGATCGTGCAGAGGGCGCGCTGCACCGGGTCATCGCGTCGAGCGACCGTGCCGAGCGGCTCGCCGCGCGCGACCGGCTGTCGGAGAGCGATCTGATCGAGGCGCAGGGCGAACTCGCCGAGGCAAAGGCCGTTGTGGCGGGCCGCGAGGCGACGCTGAAGCGGCTCGAGGTCGAGCGCGACTTTCTCGCCGAGGGCGATGTGATCGACACCTCGACCAACGATATCGACGCCATCGCCTACCGGCTCGACGAGATCGCCGTGCGCGATGCCGAGCTCGCCACCCAGCTCATGGGCCGCAGCACCCGCCGCGAAGCGCTGCTGCACGAGATTTCCGGCATGCAGATCGAGCAGACGAAGAACGAGGAGTTCCGGCCCACATCCGCCACCGACGGCATCGTCTGGGAATCCTCGCCGCGCGCCGGCGCCAATGTGACGACCGGCGAGCAGGTGCTGAAGATCCTCGACTGCACCCGCCGCTTCCTGGAATTCGAACTGCCTGAGCGGCATTTCGAAAAGATCGTCCCGGGCACCGAGGTGAGTGTGCGTCTGAAAGGTGCGGAGAAGCCCTTTACCGGAAAGATCTTTGCGGCCTATGGCGGCGGCTCGCGACCGAACCGAAATATGCAGGCGGCCCAGCCGCGGATCACCACGCCGAACGGCCTGCGGGTCATCGTCACCATTCCGAAGCCGGATCTGGAGGACGAAAACGTGGCGCGGGCGTTCTGCGATGTGGGGCGCTCTGCCGAGGTGCGCATGAACATCCCCTCGGGCTCTGTCGCCTCGGAGTGGATGGAGCGCGCACGCGAGGTGGCCCGCGCCGTCTTCGGACGTGACGGACAGGAGACCGACACCGCCCTGGATGAGGATCTCGCCGCCAACGAAGACGACATGACCCCGCGCTCCCGGACGAACTGA
- a CDS encoding Hint domain-containing protein codes for MEPKTVRRGDTQGSATARHIESSHPLNALVAGTVVLTLDGAIPVEFLSPGDRVITRDSGTAILRALHRSRIRTKLVAIRAGTLGNSRPGSDAILPAQQEILVRDWRAKALFGASCALVPAERLADGEFIREIGTREVDLVELRFDAPHILYADGLELAAAAAESISA; via the coding sequence ATGGAACCGAAAACGGTCCGGCGCGGCGATACCCAGGGCAGCGCCACCGCGCGCCATATCGAGTCGTCGCATCCCCTCAACGCGCTTGTCGCCGGCACCGTGGTGCTGACGCTCGACGGTGCGATCCCGGTGGAATTTCTTTCTCCCGGCGACCGTGTGATCACACGCGACAGTGGCACCGCGATCCTGCGCGCGCTGCATCGCTCCCGGATCCGAACCAAGCTTGTCGCGATTCGCGCCGGTACGCTCGGCAATTCCCGCCCCGGCAGCGACGCGATCCTGCCCGCGCAGCAGGAGATCCTGGTGCGCGACTGGCGGGCAAAAGCCCTGTTCGGCGCAAGCTGCGCACTGGTCCCGGCAGAGCGTCTGGCCGATGGCGAATTCATCCGGGAGATCGGCACGCGCGAGGTGGATCTTGTCGAACTGCGCTTTGATGCGCCGCATATCCTCTACGCGGACGGGCTCGAACTCGCCGCGGCGGCAGCCGAAAGCATCAGCGCCTGA
- a CDS encoding DMT family transporter, producing the protein MTPLRGIALKIVSVVLFVIMSALIKAASEIPTGEAVFFRSFFALPVILVWLLWRGDLSAGLRVQRPSLHFLRGIVGVSAMGLNFAALGYLPLPEVTALGYAAPLLTVVFAAFLLGEKVRLFRLSAVGTGIFGVGLVMWPLLTVSEVSDMVLLGILCVMGSAVLRALVQIHIRRMVQSEQTSAIVFYFSLTSTVLSLLTLPFGWVMPDMREAALLVGAGLIGGVAQICLTSAYRGAEAALLAPFDYASILFAILIGYLVFAEVPTPLMLLGSAVVIASGVAIILRERYLGLKRNKARPTMTPQG; encoded by the coding sequence ATGACCCCTCTGCGCGGCATTGCGCTGAAAATCGTGTCGGTCGTTCTCTTCGTGATCATGTCGGCGCTGATCAAGGCGGCCTCGGAGATACCGACCGGGGAGGCGGTGTTCTTCCGCTCGTTCTTTGCGCTGCCGGTGATCCTGGTCTGGCTGCTGTGGCGCGGCGATCTGTCGGCGGGACTGCGCGTGCAGCGCCCGTCGCTGCATTTCCTGCGCGGCATCGTCGGCGTGTCGGCCATGGGGCTGAACTTTGCGGCGCTGGGATATCTGCCGCTGCCCGAGGTTACAGCCCTCGGCTATGCGGCGCCGCTGCTGACGGTGGTCTTTGCGGCGTTCCTGCTGGGCGAAAAGGTGCGGCTCTTTCGCCTCTCCGCCGTCGGTACTGGGATTTTCGGCGTCGGGCTGGTGATGTGGCCGCTGCTTACCGTGTCCGAGGTCAGCGACATGGTGCTGCTGGGCATTCTCTGCGTCATGGGCTCTGCGGTGCTGCGGGCGCTGGTACAGATCCATATCCGTCGCATGGTGCAGAGCGAGCAGACCTCCGCCATCGTGTTCTATTTCTCGCTGACCTCGACGGTTCTGTCGCTGCTGACGCTGCCCTTCGGCTGGGTGATGCCCGACATGCGCGAGGCGGCTTTGCTGGTGGGCGCCGGACTCATCGGGGGCGTGGCGCAGATCTGCCTCACCTCCGCCTATCGCGGGGCCGAGGCGGCGCTGCTGGCGCCGTTCGACTACGCCTCGATCCTGTTTGCCATCCTGATCGGCTACCTGGTCTTTGCCGAGGTGCCGACGCCGCTGATGCTGCTCGGGTCGGCTGTGGTGATCGCCTCCGGCGTGGCGATCATCCTGCGCGAGCGCTATCTGGGGCTGAAACGCAACAAGGCCCGCCCGACGATGACCCCGCAGGGCTGA